From the Quercus lobata isolate SW786 chromosome 6, ValleyOak3.0 Primary Assembly, whole genome shotgun sequence genome, one window contains:
- the LOC115993945 gene encoding phenylcoumaran benzylic ether reductase Betv6-like translates to MAHKSKILIIGGTGYIGKYIVEESAKSGHPTFALVRENTASNPEKSKLIESFKSSGVTLLNGDIYRHESLVRAVKQVDVVISAVGIQQIADQVNIIAAIKEAGNVKRFLPSEFGSAMDRAKAVDPIKHHLGVKASIRRSIEAQGIPYTYLLSNGFAGYFLPNFGIARTGGTGRFTAPPRDKVEIIGDGNTKVIFSKEEDIATYTIKAVDDPRTLNKVLHIRPPANILSFNEIVSLWEKKIGKTLEKTYLLEDQLLKKIQESPSPLNLRLSIKHATFVKGNLTNSEVKTSFGVEASELYPEVKYSTADEYLDQFV, encoded by the exons ATGGCTCacaaaagcaagattttgataATTGGAGGGACTGGATACATTGGAAAATACATAGTAGAGGAAAGTGCGAAATCTGGGCACCCCACTTTTGCATTGGTCAGAGAGAACACAGCTTCAAATCCTGAAAAGTCTAAACTCATTGAGAGCTTCAAGAGCTCTGGAGTGACACTTCTCAAT GGAGACATCTATCGTCATGAGAGCTTGGTGAGGGCAGTAAAGCAAGTCGATGTAGTTATCTCTGCAGTTGGAATACAACAGATAGCTGATCAGGTGAATATTATTGCTGCCATCAAAGAAGCTGGAAATGTCAAG AGGTTCCTCCCGTCCGAGTTTGGAAGTGCTATGGATCGTGCCAAGGCAGTCGATCCAATTAAACATCATCTCGGGGTCAAGGCTAGCATCCGAAGATCCATCGAGGCCCAAGGAATTCCATATACCTACCTTTTGTCTAATGGCTTTGCTGGGTACTTTTTGCCCAACTTCGGAATTGCACGTACTGGTGGCACTGGCAGATTCACAGCTCCTCCTAGGGACAAAGTAGAAATAATTGGAGATGGAAACACCAAAG taattttttccaaagaagAGGATATTGCGACTTATACCATAAAAGCAGTGGACGATCCAAGAACCTTGAACAAGGTCCTTCATATTAGACCCCCGGCAAATATTTTGTCCTTCAATGAGATTGTTTCCCTATGGGAGAAGAAGATTGGCAAGACCCTTGAAAAAACTTATCTTCTGGAGGATCAACTTCTAAAGAAAATCCAAG AGTCTCCCAGTCCTTTAAACCTCAGACTATCCATTAAGCACGCTACATTTGTGAAGGGAAATCTTACAAACTCTGAGGTTAAGACTTCTTTTGGCGTGGAGGCTTCAGAGCTTTATCCAGAGGTGAAATACTCCACTGCAGATGAATACTTGGACCAGTTTGTCTAA